GTTGGCGGCGATGGCAATGGCCTGCAAGCCTGACGAACAGAAACGGTTGAGGGTCATGCCTGCCGTACCGGTGCCCAGTTGCGACAGCACCGCCACATTGCGCCCGATGTTGTAGCCCTGGGCACCCTCGTTGGACCCGGCACCGACGATGCAATCTTCCACTGTGGCCGGGTCAATGCCGTTACGGGCCAACAGTGCATTGACGCAATGAGCCGCCATGTCATCGGGCCGGGTCTGGTTGAATTTGCCACGAAAGGACTTGGCCAGGCCGGTTCGCACGCTGTCGACGATCACTACTTCACGCATGGGGCACCTCGATCTTGTGGTTGTAGATCGAGGATAGATCCAGGCCTGGCCGACCGCGATGATCATTCACTGCATGGATGCAAAAGCATGGAGGTCGGGAAGACCGGGCTATTTCTTTTTCTTCTTGTCGTGCTTGTCGGTTTTAGCGAACGCATCCTCCAGCGCCCGGTTGATGGTGCGCAACACCTTGACCCGCGCCCAGCGTTTGTCGTTGGCTTCTACCAGGGTCCAGGGCGCCACCTCGGTGCTGGTGCGATCAACCATGTCGCCCACTGCCGCGCGGTAGTCGTCCCACTTGTCGCGATTGCGCCAGTCGTCTTCGGTGATCTTGAAGCGTTTGAAAGGGATTTCTTCACGGGCCTGGAAGCGCTCCAGCTGAGTGTCCTTGTCGATGGCCAGCCAGAACTTGACCACGATCACCCCCGCATCGCGCAGTTGCTCTTCAAAGTCATTGATCTCGCCATAGGCGCGCATCCAGTCCGCCGGGGTGCAAAAGCCTTCGATGCGTTCCACCAGCACGCGGCCGTACCAGGAGCGGTCGAACACGGTGAACATGCCACGCGCAGGGATCTTCTGCCAGAACCGCCATAGATAAGGCTGGGCGCGCTCGTCTTCACTGGGCGCGGCAATCGGCACGATGTGGTACTGGCGCGGGTCCAGTGCTGCCGCCACACGACGGATCGCCCCGCCCTTGCCGGCTGCGTCGTTGCCTTCGAATACGCTCACCAGCGCGTGCTTGCGCATGCGTTTGTCGCGCATCAGGCCAGAGAAGCGCGCCTGCTCGGTGATCAGCTGTTCTTCGTAATCGTCCTTGTCCAGGCGCAGGGTCATGTCGAGGCTGTCGAGCAGGCTCTTGCGGTCAACCGAGGCAAGCAACGGCGCCGGGTTCATGCCGCTGGCCTTGACCTTGGCCTGCTTCAAGGCACTTTGCAGCCCATCCAGCAGGATCTTGCCCACGGTCAGCCCACGGTAATGCGGGTCGACACCCTCGATTACATGCCAGGGCGCATAGTCGCGGCTGGTGCGACGCAGCACGCGCTCACCGAAATGCACGAACTTGTCGTAGGTCTTGGACTGCTGCCAATCCAGCGGGCTGATGCGCCAGCTGTGCAACGGGTCATCGGCCAAGGCCT
This genomic stretch from Pseudomonas synxantha BG33R harbors:
- the pap gene encoding polyphosphate:AMP phosphotransferase; the encoded protein is MFESAEIGHAIDKDTYDAEVPALREALLEVQYELQQQKRFPVIILINGIEGAGKGETVKLLNEWMDPRLIEVRTFDQQTDEELARPPAWRYWRQLPAKGRMGIFFGNWYSQMLQGRVHGQIKDARLDQAIAGAERLEKMLCDEGALIFKFWFHLSKKQMKARLKALADDPLHSWRISPLDWQQSKTYDKFVHFGERVLRRTSRDYAPWHVIEGVDPHYRGLTVGKILLDGLQSALKQAKVKASGMNPAPLLASVDRKSLLDSLDMTLRLDKDDYEEQLITEQARFSGLMRDKRMRKHALVSVFEGNDAAGKGGAIRRVAAALDPRQYHIVPIAAPSEDERAQPYLWRFWQKIPARGMFTVFDRSWYGRVLVERIEGFCTPADWMRAYGEINDFEEQLRDAGVIVVKFWLAIDKDTQLERFQAREEIPFKRFKITEDDWRNRDKWDDYRAAVGDMVDRTSTEVAPWTLVEANDKRWARVKVLRTINRALEDAFAKTDKHDKKKKK